The Halichoerus grypus chromosome 9, mHalGry1.hap1.1, whole genome shotgun sequence genome has a window encoding:
- the SF3B5 gene encoding splicing factor 3B subunit 5 produces the protein MTDRYTIHSQLEHLQSKYIGTGHADTTKWEWLVNQHRDSYCSYMGHFDLLNYFAIAENESKARVRFNLMEKMLQPCGPPADKPEEN, from the coding sequence ATGACTGACCGCTACACCATCCACAGCCAGCTGGAGCACCTGCAGTCCAAGTACATCGGCACGGGCCACGCCGACACCACGAAATGGGAGTGGCTGGTCAACCAGCACCGCGACTCCTACTGCTCCTACATGGGCCACTTCGACCTTCTCAACTACTTCGCCATTGCGGAGAATGAGAGCAAAGCCCGAGTCCGCTTCAACTTGATGGAGAAGATGCTGCAGCCTTGCGGACCGCCAGCCGACAAGCCGGAGGAGAACTGA